The DNA window TCCGTCGTGGAGGACGACTTTGGGGACGTGTACGGCATCTTTATGGCCATTACCGGGGAGGGCTACAGCAAGCAGGAGCTGAAGGACCACGCGGAGGCCTTGAAGCGGGAGCTGGTGCAGGTGCAGGGCGTCGCGAAAGTTCGCCTTTTTGCGGACCGACAGGAGACCATCTACGTCGAGCCGAACCGCGACCGGTTGTCGAACCTGGGGATCAGTGTCGACCGGATCGCGGGAAGGCTGCGCACACAGAACATTGTCGTTGATGCCGGGCGCGTGCGGGTAGGAGACAGCCACATTTCGGTCCGGCCGTCGGGGGCAACGGCGTCGCTGGACGACCTGCGGTCGATTCTGATCGCGAGTCAGGGGGGACGCCAAATCTTCCTGGAGGACATCGCCACGGTGCGGCGCGGCTACGCCGCCCCGCCCCGGGCCCTCATGCGGTACGACGGCGAGCCGGCAATCGGCCTCGGCGTATCGACCGTCGACGGGGGCAACGTCGTTACGATGGGACGGGCCGTGAAGGCCCGCCTCGATGAATTGAAGGCCGATCGCCCCGTGGGCATCGAGTACAACTACATCAACTTCCAGGCCGAGGACGTGAGCGAGGCGGTGAGTGGCTTTGTCTGGAACCTGGTCACCGCCATCGCGATCGTGATCGTCGTGCTGCTGCTGGCGATGGGGTGGCGCAGCGGGCTCCTCATGGGGTTTGTGCTGGCGGTGACCGTGCTCGGCACGTTTATCCTGATGTACGCGACGGACGTGGTGCTGCAGCGGATCTCGCTGGGCGCGCTCATCATCGCGCTCGGGATGCTCGTCGACAACGCCGTGGTGATCGTGGACGGCATCCTGACGCGCCTCAAGGAGGGGCGGGAGCGGGTGGAGGCCGCGTCGGAGATTGTGGAGCAGACGAAGTGGCCGCTCTTCGGGGCCACGGCCGTGGCCATCCTGGGCTTCGCCGCCATCGGGACCTCCTCCGACAGCAGCGGGGAGTTTTTGGGGTCGTTGTTCCTCGTGATCCTCTACTCGCTGTCTCTGAGCTGGGTGCTCTCCGTTACGCTCGCGCCGCTCCTGGGGGTTGACTTTCTGAAGAAGCCCGACCCGGACGAGGCGGTGGAGAGCGCCCACGACGGGCCGGTCTACACTGTGTACCGGCGCCTGCTTCAGGGCGCGATCAACTACCGGTGGGTGACGGTGGCGGTCATCACGGTGCTCATGGGGCTGTCGATCTGGGGGAGCGGGTTCGTCAAGCAAAGCTTCTTTCCCGACTCCACGCGGCCGCAGTTTCTCGTGGACGTGTGGATGCCCCAGGGCACGCACATTCGGGACACTGAGGATGCCGTCAAGGAGGCGGAGCAGTACGTGCAGGGCCTCGACGCCGTCACCCACGTCAGTTCGGTGGTGGGGCAGGGGGCGCTCCGGTTCGTGCTGCCGTACAGCCCGGAGCGGCCCAACTCGTCCTACGCCCAGCTGATCGTGGACGTCGACGACTGGCGGACGATTTCCAGTCTCAAAGACTCGGTGGACGCCCGCCTCTCCGCGATGCTGCCGCGGGCCAACGTGTACGCGTTTCCGTTTGTCTTCGGGCCCGGGGGCGGCACCGGGCGCATTCAGGCGCGCATCAGCGGCCCCAACCCCGACTCGCTGCGGGCCATCGCCCAGCGCGTGGAGGGCATCTTTCGGGCGCACGACAACACCAAGGCCGTCCGCAACGACTGGCGCAACCGGGTGGAGGTCACCCGCCCCCAGGTCGCCGAGGACGCGGCGAGTGCCCTTGGGGTGACGCGCCCCGACGTGGCCCGCGCCGTTCAGCGGACCTTTGAGGGCACCCGCATGGGGGTGTACCGAAGAGGGGAGGACCTGCTGCCCATCATGATGCGGGCCCCGTCCGAGGAGCGGGCCCGCGCCAGCAACATGAAAAACGCGCAGGTGTGGAGTCCCGTGGCGGGCGCGTACGTCCCGATCCGGCAGGTCGTCTCCGGGTTCGAGACCGGCTTCGAGGACGGCATTGTGTGGCGGTACAAGCGCGCCCCGACGGTGAGCGTGTACGCCGACCCCATCTCGGGGACGGCGACCTCGGTCTTCCAGCAGGTGCGCCCGACGGTGGAGAAGCTCTCGCTTCCGCGAGGGTACGACATCGAATGGGGCGGCCAGTACGAGAACTCGAACGAGGCCAATGCCTCGCTCTTCTCGGCGGTCCCGATTTTCTTCGTGCTGATGGTGCTGATCACGGTGGCACTCTTCAACGCGCTCCGCCAGCCGCTCATCATCTGGCTGACCGTGCCCCTGGCCCTGATCGGCGTGGTGGCGGGCCTGCTCGCCACGGGGGCGGCCTTCGGGTTTACGGCCCTGCTGGGCTTCCTGAGCCTGTCGGGCCTGCTCATCAAGAATGCCGTCGTCGTGATCGACGAGATCGAGATCTGGAAGCAGGACGAATCGCTCTACCAGGCCATCGTGGGCGCGAGCGTCGTCCGGCTGCGCCCGGTCATGATGGCGTCGATTACGACGGCCCTGGGCATGATTCCGCTCTTTACCGACGCGTTCTTCGTGGCCATGGCGGTGACCATCACGTCCGGGCTGCTCTTCGCCACGGTGCTCACAATGATCGTGGTACCGGTCCTCTACGCCATCCTCTTTGGCGTCGAGCGCCTCCCGTATTCGGAACGCTAGCCGGTCGTCCGCGGGGCGCCCGTCCGCGATCGCTCGGAAACCGGGCGTGCGGCGCCGAGGGGCGCCCGCCTGCCGGTCCCGATGCCGACGGACGGCGAGGTCTCGGCCTCGTTCGGAGGCCCTGAGTCCGAACGGGGGCGACCCGCCCCGCCCGACGCGAGTCCCTGGGCCGTTTGGGGTGTTCTCGGGCCGTGAGAATTGCACGGCGCCCCAGCCTGCATCGGTTCTTTTGACGGCCCGCACTGCCGAGCCGAGGGCGGCATGGGGATGGCACCCCCGGCAGCGAACTGTGGTGTGTGGAGTCGAGGCCACGTCGCAACCCGAAAGGAGGGGGACGTACGTGTTTCCTTCGTGAAATTTCACGGACTGTCGAGTCCTCCTGGACCTGCCCCGGGAATGGAGTGTTTTTTGCTCGATCTGTGTGCAGTAGGCGTCCACCTCCATCTCCGTCCGTCGCGTCGATCCCATGATACCCCGCCCGGTCCTCTGGGGACTGCTCGCCGTCGGCCTGCTGCCGCACTGGAGCGGTGTTTGTTCCGCGGACGCCGCCCCGACGGACAGCCTTCAATACGGGGCGCCCGCCCCCATCGCGCAGGTCCGGCGGGACGTCGATGGGGACAGCATCCCGGACCGCGTGGGCGATACGGTGGTGGTGGCGGGGCGCGTGGCCGCCGCGCCCGGCGCCCTGCCGCTCCCAGAGGAGGGGGTTGGCAGTCTGCAGGACGGGACAGGAGGGATTCACGTGCGCCTCCCGGAGGCCCGCGCCCTCAGCCGTGGCGACAGTGCTCGGGTGTGGGGCGTGCTGAGACACGAGGCGGGACTGGCCCAGATTGCGGGAATCGGCTACGAGCGCGTGGAGGCCGCCCGGCGGACGCCCGATCCGGTGCCGCTCTCGGTGCCGTCGGCCGCGTCGGACCGCCACGAGGGACAACTCGCACGCGTAGACGGCACGATTACGGCACGCAGCGCGAACCGGGGGGGCGAATACTTCGTCCTCCGCGAGGACGAGTCGTCCGACGCTCAGCTCACCGTGTTCGTGTCGAACCAGCACACGGAGCGCATCCGTCTGGGGCGGTTCGACGAGGGCGACCGGGTGGAGGTGACGGGCATCATCAGCCAGTACGACCTCTCCTACCAGGTTCTTCCCCGCGGCGAAGACGATCTGGTCCACATCGGGCAGGCGTGGACCTACCTGCGATGGGCCCTGCTGGGCGTCGGGGGGCTCGGGCTGGTCTCCATTGCGGTGATCCTGTTCCTGCGGTCCGCCGTGCGGCGCCGAACCCAAGAGTTGACCCGGCGGGAGGCGGAGCTGAAGGACCGGCAGATGAAAGTCGAGGCCCTTTACTCGGCGACCGATCACCTGCTCCGGGCCGCCAGTCGCACGGAGGTCGCGGGGGCCCTCATTGACCTCGTCCGTGAGGTGCTGGGCTATCGGGGCGTGTCGGTGCGCTTCGCCGAGGACGGGGCCCTGAAGGCCTTCGACGTGGCGGAGACGACCTTTACGTTCATGCCCGAGCGGCCGGATTTTAACATTGAGGGGGACAGTGCCGTCGCGGAGGTATACCGGAGCGGCACTACGCTCGCGGTTGAGGACGTGGAGGAGATGGAGATGGACGACCCGGCTGCGCACGGCGACCTGCGATCGGTCGTGGTGGTCCCGATCGGCGAGCACGGCACCTTCGCGGTGGCGTCGCCGGAGCCCGGCGCGATCAGTGGGTTCGACACGCACCTGATTGAGGTGCTCGGAAGCTACGCCACGACGACGCTCGACCGACTCGACCGGGAGAAGGCCCTGCGTGCGGCAAAGGAAGAGGCGGAGCGGGCCCGAACGGAGGCGGAGGTGGCGCGGGATCAGGCCGAGGAGGCCGCCCGGCTGAAGTCGGCCTTCCTGGCGAACATGAGCCACGAAATCCGCACGCCCCTCACCTCGATCATCGGGTTTGCCGAGGCCCTCGGCGACGAGGTCGGCGACGGGAACGGCAATACCGGTCGGTTTGCCGGGCTCATCGAGCGGAGCGGGCGCCGCCTGCTCGACACGCTCGACGGGGTGTTGAACCTCTCGAAGCTGGAGGCGGGGCAGATGGGGCTCGAAACGGAGCCGGTCGACCTGGTCACGAAGGCGCGCCGGGCCGCCGAGGAGCTGCGGCCGCAGGCGACAGAGAAGGGGCTGGGGCTGACGGTCGAGACAGGCCGCCCGGAGGTCTGGGCGCGGGCCGACGCGGGCAGCGTGCAAATTGTGCTGCAGAACCTGGTCTCCAACGCCATCAAGTACACCGAGGAGGGGGGCGTCCACGTCCGAGTGTTTCGGGAGAACGGCTGGGCGGTCTTGGAGGTTGAGGACACCGGGATTGGGATGGATCCGGCGCTGGCCGACGATCTGTTCAAGCCGTTCCGGCAGGCGTCGGAGGGCCTCGGTCGGGCCTACGAGGGCAGCGGCGTGGGGCTGGCGGTAACCCAGAAGGCGACGGAGGAGATGGGGGGGCAGGTCGACGTCGAGACGGAGGCAGGGGCCGGCAGCTGCTTCACTGTGCGGCTTCCCGAGGCCACGTCGCCGGAGGCCGAGGTGGCCGAGGGCGGGAAGACCGAACCGATCGGGGAGGCGTAGAGACCCTCACGTTGAGCAAGATCCCGCCCATCGGTTCTGCGCCGTGCGCAGCCCATGCCTACTCGCGGTCCACCTCGGCGCCGGTAACCTCGAAGCGCGCCCCGCCGTCGCGCCCCTCCGTCAGAGCGAGGGACCATCCGTGGGCGTCCACGATGGTCTTCACGATGCTCAGGCCGAGCCCCGTGCCTTCCTCGTCCGACGAGTACCCGGCCTTGAGCACCTCCTCCTGCTGATCGGACGGGATGCCCGGGCCGTCGTCTTCTACGAAGAACCCGTCGTCGAGTGCGCCGATCCGGAGGGTTACGTCCTCGCCTCCGTGCTCGATGGCGTTGCGGAACAGGTTTTCCAGAAGTCGCTGGAGGCGGTTTGCGTCGGCGCGCACACGGGGGGGGGCGTCGGCCACGAGGCCGGCCTCCGGCACGTCGACGCGCTCCCAGCACGACGCAATTAGGGAGGCAAGGTCACAGTATTCCAGGTCCTCGTTGCTGAGTTTTTGCCCGCCCCAGGTAATTGCCAGCAGGTCCTCGATGATCTCGTCCATCCGCGCTAGGGCCCGGTCGATGGCCGAAAGGTGGCTCAGGTCCTCCGTGTCCTCGACGAGTTCAAGGCGGCCCTTCGCCACGTTGAGCGGGTTTCGGAGGTCGTGGGCCACGAGGCCGGCGAAGTTGTCGAGTCGTTCGTTCTGGCGCTCGAGCTGCTCCGTGGCGCGGCGGTGCTCGAGCTCGTAGCTCGCCCACCGGGACATCAGTTCCACGAAGGTGCGCTCCCGCTCCGTGAACGCGGTGGGGCGGGCGTCGGAGGCCGCGAAGCACAGCGTGCCGTAAAGCGTCCCGTCGACCAGGATTTGCGAGCCGATGTAGGTTCTCAACCCGAATTTCTCGTGGGCCGGGTCGCCCGTCCAGCCCGCAGCCGCGGCGTCCTGGACGGCCAGCAGGGTCTCCTGCTCCACCGTCGTTCGGCAGTACGATTCGGAGAGGGGGCACGACTTGCCGGGTTGGAGCAACGGGTGGTCCCCCGTCGCCTGGAGGATGTGCTGCGTGCCGTCCGAGATGCGGGTCAAAAACCCGTACGGGAGGTCCAGGTACGTGCACCCGAGCTCGATGAGGCGGCGCACCTTGTCGTCGAAGGGGGCGTTTTGGTCGGCGGTGATGCGGTACATCGACCGCAGGGCGGCCTGCTCGTCGCGCAGCGTCTGCTCCCGTTCCTTCTGCTCGGTGATGTCGG is part of the Salinibacter ruber DSM 13855 genome and encodes:
- a CDS encoding ATP-binding protein, whose translation is MIPRPVLWGLLAVGLLPHWSGVCSADAAPTDSLQYGAPAPIAQVRRDVDGDSIPDRVGDTVVVAGRVAAAPGALPLPEEGVGSLQDGTGGIHVRLPEARALSRGDSARVWGVLRHEAGLAQIAGIGYERVEAARRTPDPVPLSVPSAASDRHEGQLARVDGTITARSANRGGEYFVLREDESSDAQLTVFVSNQHTERIRLGRFDEGDRVEVTGIISQYDLSYQVLPRGEDDLVHIGQAWTYLRWALLGVGGLGLVSIAVILFLRSAVRRRTQELTRREAELKDRQMKVEALYSATDHLLRAASRTEVAGALIDLVREVLGYRGVSVRFAEDGALKAFDVAETTFTFMPERPDFNIEGDSAVAEVYRSGTTLAVEDVEEMEMDDPAAHGDLRSVVVVPIGEHGTFAVASPEPGAISGFDTHLIEVLGSYATTTLDRLDREKALRAAKEEAERARTEAEVARDQAEEAARLKSAFLANMSHEIRTPLTSIIGFAEALGDEVGDGNGNTGRFAGLIERSGRRLLDTLDGVLNLSKLEAGQMGLETEPVDLVTKARRAAEELRPQATEKGLGLTVETGRPEVWARADAGSVQIVLQNLVSNAIKYTEEGGVHVRVFRENGWAVLEVEDTGIGMDPALADDLFKPFRQASEGLGRAYEGSGVGLAVTQKATEEMGGQVDVETEAGAGSCFTVRLPEATSPEAEVAEGGKTEPIGEA
- a CDS encoding efflux RND transporter permease subunit produces the protein MDIAKAAIENRTLTYVTTLLVVVGGVIAFLNLGRLEDPEFTIKRALVVTQYPGATAHEVEAEVSDPIEEAVQAMGKVKEIKSRSSRGRSTLEVEMKSDVIGDAVTQAFDDLRDKVNDAQGRLPPGAGPSVVEDDFGDVYGIFMAITGEGYSKQELKDHAEALKRELVQVQGVAKVRLFADRQETIYVEPNRDRLSNLGISVDRIAGRLRTQNIVVDAGRVRVGDSHISVRPSGATASLDDLRSILIASQGGRQIFLEDIATVRRGYAAPPRALMRYDGEPAIGLGVSTVDGGNVVTMGRAVKARLDELKADRPVGIEYNYINFQAEDVSEAVSGFVWNLVTAIAIVIVVLLLAMGWRSGLLMGFVLAVTVLGTFILMYATDVVLQRISLGALIIALGMLVDNAVVIVDGILTRLKEGRERVEAASEIVEQTKWPLFGATAVAILGFAAIGTSSDSSGEFLGSLFLVILYSLSLSWVLSVTLAPLLGVDFLKKPDPDEAVESAHDGPVYTVYRRLLQGAINYRWVTVAVITVLMGLSIWGSGFVKQSFFPDSTRPQFLVDVWMPQGTHIRDTEDAVKEAEQYVQGLDAVTHVSSVVGQGALRFVLPYSPERPNSSYAQLIVDVDDWRTISSLKDSVDARLSAMLPRANVYAFPFVFGPGGGTGRIQARISGPNPDSLRAIAQRVEGIFRAHDNTKAVRNDWRNRVEVTRPQVAEDAASALGVTRPDVARAVQRTFEGTRMGVYRRGEDLLPIMMRAPSEERARASNMKNAQVWSPVAGAYVPIRQVVSGFETGFEDGIVWRYKRAPTVSVYADPISGTATSVFQQVRPTVEKLSLPRGYDIEWGGQYENSNEANASLFSAVPIFFVLMVLITVALFNALRQPLIIWLTVPLALIGVVAGLLATGAAFGFTALLGFLSLSGLLIKNAVVVIDEIEIWKQDESLYQAIVGASVVRLRPVMMASITTALGMIPLFTDAFFVAMAVTITSGLLFATVLTMIVVPVLYAILFGVERLPYSER
- a CDS encoding PAS domain-containing protein; this encodes MPASETQGGPPPDDHTDAEPPPPLPEQSDFADAVLAAMPDPVFVFGPQNTLAWGNPPLRQAVGHSAAALRGKSLPELFGKGDAAAVEQALDAVRAGRDTATAEVALLPREGPPRPCTFTARPLSGDVGPPNCVVGIARMAPLSTAQDETLRLERDRLAALYTGLPSPVVHYEVQGGVAIARGANVAFEEAFGVSRSEVVGHDLDALLAPDERLSQAETLTRRAVEEGSVQAEVIRETNEGRRHFRLNSVLFSDSETPEGYAIYTDITEQKEREQTLRDEQAALRSMYRITADQNAPFDDKVRRLIELGCTYLDLPYGFLTRISDGTQHILQATGDHPLLQPGKSCPLSESYCRTTVEQETLLAVQDAAAAGWTGDPAHEKFGLRTYIGSQILVDGTLYGTLCFAASDARPTAFTERERTFVELMSRWASYELEHRRATEQLERQNERLDNFAGLVAHDLRNPLNVAKGRLELVEDTEDLSHLSAIDRALARMDEIIEDLLAITWGGQKLSNEDLEYCDLASLIASCWERVDVPEAGLVADAPPRVRADANRLQRLLENLFRNAIEHGGEDVTLRIGALDDGFFVEDDGPGIPSDQQEEVLKAGYSSDEEGTGLGLSIVKTIVDAHGWSLALTEGRDGGARFEVTGAEVDRE